Proteins encoded within one genomic window of Brachybacterium sp. P6-10-X1:
- a CDS encoding carbohydrate ABC transporter permease, with amino-acid sequence MSRLAEAPARARQRTGRRITPYIFVGPAALLFLTFSLVPIIIAITLSFQDTQTLGDGDWVGLQNFQELGSDNLFRTALVNTLVFAVGTVPTSMAIGLALAVALNRPLPGRGVLRALFFVPMVAAGVVVGVIMSWIFNTDYGVANNALVVLGLGRVPWLTSPSMAMFTLIIVVVWTRIGFCMVIYLGALQSVPSEIIEAASIDGAGPWARFRRISFPMLAPTTSILLILNVVFSLQAFDIIYVLTGGGPGFSTTVLIQYVFRAAFQDAQMGYAAALGLVLVAILLLFTLLRQRASKRAESYL; translated from the coding sequence GTGTCACGTCTCGCTGAAGCCCCTGCACGCGCACGACAGCGCACGGGACGCCGAATCACTCCCTACATCTTCGTCGGCCCCGCAGCGTTGCTCTTCCTGACCTTCTCGCTGGTTCCGATCATCATCGCGATCACTCTCAGCTTCCAGGACACGCAGACATTGGGCGACGGGGACTGGGTGGGACTGCAGAACTTCCAGGAGCTCGGCTCGGACAACCTCTTCCGCACCGCTCTGGTCAACACTCTCGTCTTCGCTGTCGGCACGGTCCCGACGTCGATGGCGATCGGCCTCGCGCTCGCGGTGGCGCTCAACCGACCGCTGCCGGGCAGAGGCGTGCTCAGAGCTCTCTTCTTCGTCCCGATGGTGGCCGCCGGCGTCGTGGTCGGCGTCATCATGTCGTGGATCTTCAACACGGATTACGGTGTCGCGAACAATGCCCTGGTGGTCCTCGGGCTGGGCCGGGTGCCTTGGCTGACCTCGCCGAGCATGGCGATGTTCACGCTGATCATCGTGGTCGTCTGGACGCGAATCGGATTCTGCATGGTCATCTATCTCGGCGCCCTGCAGTCCGTGCCAAGTGAGATCATCGAGGCCGCATCGATCGACGGGGCCGGGCCCTGGGCCCGTTTCCGCCGCATCTCGTTCCCGATGCTCGCTCCGACGACCTCGATCCTTCTGATCTTGAATGTTGTGTTCTCCCTGCAGGCCTTCGACATCATCTACGTGTTGACGGGAGGCGGGCCAGGGTTCTCCACCACGGTGCTCATCCAGTATGTCTTTCGCGCCGCTTTCCAGGACGCACAGATGGGGTACGCGGCCGCCCTCGGACTCGTCCTCGTCGCGATCCTGCTGCTGTTCACGCTGCTGCGGCAGCGTGCCTCGAAGAGAGCGGAGAGCTACCTATGA
- a CDS encoding ZIP family metal transporter codes for MAPWLLALFAGLIAGGALLLGSAIAWFVKVPATVVAGIMAFGAGVLISALTLELVSDAMDQGGLAATGGGFLAGAVIYVGLNILLSRFGARHRKRSGDQQPRADEQSGSGGAIAIGALLDGVPESMVLGLSVLAGPGLSIPMFAAVFISNVPEGLSSSAGWKRAGRSRTYVFGIWGAIALASGVAALAGYVMLDGASPTALAAVNALAAGAILAMITDTMIPEAFAKDSLYTGLLATLGFLAALSLHAMG; via the coding sequence ATGGCACCGTGGCTCCTGGCCCTGTTCGCCGGCCTGATCGCCGGCGGCGCTTTGCTGCTGGGCAGCGCGATCGCCTGGTTCGTGAAGGTCCCCGCGACCGTCGTCGCCGGGATCATGGCCTTCGGCGCCGGGGTGCTGATCTCCGCGCTGACGCTCGAGCTCGTCTCCGATGCCATGGACCAGGGCGGTCTGGCCGCCACCGGCGGCGGCTTCCTCGCCGGAGCGGTGATCTACGTCGGGCTGAACATCCTGCTCTCCCGCTTCGGGGCTCGCCACCGCAAACGCTCCGGTGACCAGCAGCCCCGGGCCGATGAGCAGTCCGGCAGCGGGGGAGCGATCGCGATCGGCGCCCTGCTGGACGGGGTCCCGGAATCGATGGTGCTCGGGCTCAGCGTGCTCGCCGGCCCCGGTCTCAGCATCCCGATGTTCGCAGCCGTGTTCATCTCGAACGTGCCCGAGGGGCTCTCCAGCAGCGCCGGCTGGAAGCGCGCCGGCCGCAGCCGCACCTACGTGTTCGGGATCTGGGGCGCGATCGCCCTGGCCTCCGGGGTGGCGGCGCTGGCTGGATACGTGATGCTGGACGGGGCCTCGCCGACTGCTCTCGCCGCCGTCAATGCACTGGCCGCCGGGGCGATCCTCGCCATGATCACCGACACGATGATCCCCGAGGCCTTCGCGAAGGACTCGCTGTACACCGGCTTGCTCGCGACCTTGGGTTTCCTCGCCGCGCTGAGCCTGCACGCGATGGGATGA
- a CDS encoding sugar ABC transporter substrate-binding protein, which yields MSSWNIPTDLVSYQEIADEFVADHPGTSVSVEVTTGQFHQWFITRLAADLAPDIIRITPQQIGRYAANGSLVDISDTVPADYPADWSDPFWAIGQREDGLFGIFQHTDTFITFYDKKIMSQVGVEPPQRLEDAWRWDEFLDIAQEVKKATGHYAFSYGWSGPDTAYRWMPIVYQNGGTFLGEDGRTPSMDSEEAINALEFGRRWYTDGLVSRSNMSKSGGGHVDFDLFNTGQVGMALTNPEAIASFDEARPGEWGVAPMIRNSAEASDLGGNALAVTKSSKHPELAAELVTYLTSRRNIRSFCHDGNWIPSRSSLTAEDIGYADHGEVMQLFIDQGGTIPLSMVKAQSGEFFSSLNAVFADYLDLCLLGELTPQEASQQMMEAMLSVTSR from the coding sequence TTGTCGTCCTGGAACATCCCAACCGATTTGGTCTCCTACCAAGAGATCGCCGACGAATTCGTCGCCGACCATCCGGGAACGTCCGTGTCGGTCGAGGTGACGACGGGGCAGTTCCACCAGTGGTTCATCACCCGGCTTGCAGCGGACCTCGCTCCGGACATCATCCGCATCACACCGCAACAGATCGGTCGATACGCGGCGAACGGGAGTCTCGTCGACATCAGCGACACCGTCCCAGCCGATTATCCGGCGGACTGGAGCGACCCCTTCTGGGCGATAGGCCAACGCGAGGACGGTCTGTTCGGAATCTTCCAGCACACCGACACCTTCATCACCTTCTACGACAAGAAGATCATGAGTCAGGTCGGAGTGGAGCCTCCTCAGAGGCTCGAGGATGCGTGGAGATGGGACGAGTTCCTCGATATCGCGCAGGAAGTAAAGAAGGCGACGGGTCATTACGCCTTCTCCTACGGATGGAGCGGACCTGACACCGCTTACCGATGGATGCCGATCGTCTACCAGAACGGTGGAACATTCCTCGGAGAGGACGGGCGGACCCCGTCCATGGACAGCGAGGAGGCGATCAACGCGCTGGAGTTCGGTCGTCGGTGGTACACGGATGGCCTCGTCAGCCGTAGCAACATGAGCAAGTCCGGCGGCGGGCACGTCGACTTCGACCTGTTTAACACCGGGCAGGTGGGAATGGCTCTGACCAATCCCGAGGCCATCGCCTCCTTCGATGAGGCCCGCCCGGGGGAATGGGGCGTCGCGCCGATGATCCGCAACAGCGCGGAGGCCTCCGACCTCGGAGGGAACGCGCTCGCGGTCACGAAGTCGTCGAAGCATCCCGAGCTCGCCGCCGAACTGGTCACGTATCTGACCAGTCGACGGAACATCCGGAGCTTCTGCCATGACGGCAACTGGATCCCGTCGCGGAGCTCGTTGACCGCCGAGGACATCGGGTACGCGGACCACGGAGAGGTGATGCAGCTGTTCATCGATCAGGGCGGCACGATTCCGTTGTCCATGGTCAAAGCGCAGTCCGGGGAGTTCTTCAGCTCTCTGAACGCCGTGTTCGCGGACTACTTGGATCTTTGCTTGCTTGGCGAGCTGACTCCGCAGGAGGCGTCCCAGCAGATGATGGAGGCGATGCTCAGTGTCACGTCTCGCTGA
- a CDS encoding carbohydrate ABC transporter permease, producing MYAAFMVTIMIPIQVTIVPSFLVVAQIGLVDSPWAVILPTAFDVVGIFIARQFMLGVPDALVEAARVDGAGEFRAFFSVVLPTCGPLVGVLVILAFMARWNDFLWPMVVLQGAENLTVPVGLSTLTSNPAFASPWGAVMAVATITVLPILVVFLVFQKQFVQGISSTGIK from the coding sequence GTGTACGCGGCGTTCATGGTCACGATCATGATTCCGATCCAGGTCACGATCGTCCCGTCGTTCCTGGTGGTCGCACAGATCGGCCTTGTCGACTCCCCGTGGGCGGTCATACTCCCCACGGCCTTCGACGTGGTCGGCATCTTCATCGCGCGGCAGTTCATGCTGGGCGTGCCGGACGCGCTGGTCGAAGCTGCCCGAGTGGACGGTGCCGGCGAGTTCCGTGCCTTCTTCTCGGTGGTCCTGCCCACCTGCGGTCCGCTGGTCGGGGTGCTCGTCATCCTCGCCTTCATGGCGCGCTGGAATGATTTCCTCTGGCCGATGGTGGTCCTGCAGGGAGCGGAGAACCTCACCGTGCCCGTGGGTCTGTCAACCCTGACCAGCAACCCCGCCTTTGCCTCTCCATGGGGTGCCGTGATGGCGGTCGCAACGATCACCGTGCTACCAATCCTGGTCGTGTTCCTCGTTTTCCAGAAGCAGTTCGTCCAAGGGATCTCCAGCACCGGGATCAAGTGA